A genome region from Maridesulfovibrio salexigens DSM 2638 includes the following:
- a CDS encoding Hcp family type VI secretion system effector: MALTSYMKVTGKTQGQIKGDCTQTGDKKDTMLIYALDHNVEIPKDTHTGLPTGQRIHKPFTVTKHVDNGSPKLAQACCKGEQLTVEIDHYHIDPTGIEKKYYTIKMEEAIIVNLHSYKPVTFLPDNKGYHDMEDVSFTYSKITWTYADGNIEYTDDWKSS; the protein is encoded by the coding sequence ATGGCACTTACTTCGTATATGAAAGTAACAGGAAAGACTCAGGGACAGATCAAGGGTGATTGCACCCAGACCGGCGATAAAAAAGATACCATGCTTATCTATGCGCTGGATCACAATGTGGAAATCCCCAAAGATACCCATACCGGACTGCCCACCGGACAGCGTATCCATAAGCCGTTCACTGTGACCAAACACGTGGACAACGGTTCTCCGAAACTCGCTCAGGCCTGCTGTAAGGGTGAGCAGCTTACCGTTGAAATTGATCATTATCATATCGATCCCACCGGAATCGAAAAGAAATATTACACCATCAAGATGGAAGAGGCGATTATCGTCAATCTGCACAGCTACAAGCCTGTTACCTTCCTGCCCGACAACAAAGGTTACCATGACATGGAAGATGTCAGCTTTACCTATTCCAAGATTACTTGGACCTACGCTGACGGCAATATCGAATACACTGACGATTGGAAGTCCAGCTAA
- the tssH gene encoding type VI secretion system ATPase TssH, whose product MINVDIRNLLSKLDTFCTNALHNAAGLSVSLSNYEVSVEHFFIKCVEEVNSDLPLIFRQYGVETPRITAALTDVLQDFKTGNSGKPVFSPMLLELFEDAWLISSVELGETRIRSGAVLLAFLGKPNFYASGNYADLFSAINRETLLKEFWTVTKGSVEYKMPAAAPGEASAPAKGEGGFIERFCIDFTAKAREGGIDPVFGRDPEMRQMVDILARRRKNNPILVGEPGVGKTAVIEGLALRITEGDVPEILSDVTLLGLDMGLLEAGAGMKGEFENRLKGVIDEIKSSETPIILFIDEAHTLVGAGGSAGGADAANLLKPALARGELKTCAATTWTEYKKYFEKDPALARRFQLVKLDEPSVDTSTIILRGLRESYEKAHNVIIRDDANVAAAVYSDRYIAGRFLPDKAIDLLDTTCARVKVNLSAKPGRLEDCQRVVQALEREKKAVDRDRSNAVEVDEDHYKDLLAQIEAKNAEAAEISEKWLKEKDAAHAVLDVRAQIQEARNAEPIDEDGLSKLKDDLDKADAALTNLQSDDPMVQIEVTPDLVGRVVSDWTGIPVGKMARDEAATVADLDDKLKVRIKGQDQGLASIAEVIRASKAGIKNPDQPIGVFLLVGPSGVGKTETGLSLADLLFGDERSVVTVNMSEFQEKHTVSRLIGSPPGYVGYGEGGMLTEAVRRQPYSVVLLDEVEKAHLDVMNTFYQVFDKGVLTDGEGKDINFRNTILILTSNLGTDVIQEMTASLDPGDEMPMDAVLSAVRPILSQHFKPALLARMNVVPYFSLNPEAMKLITKLKLGKLEKMLLANNKMKLSYDDSVVDQIAARCTEVETGARNIEYILNGNVLPKMSKEILIHMTEGGMPAAVHLGVDEDGSFNMEFSAE is encoded by the coding sequence ATGATCAATGTAGACATAAGAAATCTTCTTTCAAAGCTGGACACCTTCTGCACCAATGCATTGCATAACGCAGCAGGCTTGAGTGTTTCGCTCAGCAATTACGAAGTTTCAGTGGAGCATTTTTTCATCAAATGTGTTGAGGAAGTGAACAGCGATCTGCCGCTTATTTTCCGTCAATACGGAGTGGAAACCCCGCGTATTACTGCCGCCCTTACGGATGTGTTGCAGGATTTCAAGACCGGAAATTCCGGCAAGCCCGTGTTTTCGCCCATGCTGCTGGAGCTTTTTGAAGACGCATGGCTGATTTCTTCAGTGGAGCTTGGTGAAACCCGCATTCGTTCCGGTGCTGTACTCTTGGCCTTTCTGGGGAAACCTAATTTTTATGCTTCCGGCAATTACGCAGATTTGTTCTCAGCCATCAATCGCGAGACTTTGCTCAAGGAATTCTGGACCGTAACCAAGGGATCAGTGGAATACAAAATGCCCGCTGCCGCTCCCGGTGAAGCATCTGCTCCAGCCAAGGGTGAAGGCGGATTTATTGAGCGGTTCTGCATTGATTTTACTGCCAAGGCCCGTGAAGGCGGTATTGATCCTGTTTTCGGACGTGATCCGGAAATGCGCCAGATGGTGGATATTCTTGCCCGCCGCCGCAAGAATAATCCTATTCTTGTTGGTGAACCGGGGGTCGGTAAGACTGCGGTCATCGAGGGGCTGGCCTTGCGCATCACTGAAGGCGATGTGCCGGAAATTTTAAGCGATGTGACCCTGCTCGGTCTGGACATGGGACTGCTGGAAGCCGGAGCCGGAATGAAGGGCGAGTTTGAGAACCGTCTCAAGGGCGTAATTGATGAAATCAAATCCAGCGAGACTCCGATCATCCTTTTTATTGATGAAGCGCATACTCTTGTTGGTGCCGGAGGTTCCGCCGGGGGTGCGGACGCTGCTAACCTGCTTAAGCCTGCACTTGCCCGCGGGGAGCTGAAAACCTGCGCTGCCACCACTTGGACCGAATACAAGAAATATTTTGAGAAAGACCCTGCTCTTGCCCGTCGCTTTCAACTGGTCAAGCTGGATGAGCCGTCCGTTGATACTTCGACCATCATCCTGCGCGGTCTGCGTGAAAGCTATGAAAAGGCTCACAACGTGATCATCCGTGATGATGCTAACGTTGCTGCCGCTGTTTACTCAGATCGCTATATCGCCGGACGTTTTCTGCCGGATAAAGCCATTGATCTGCTGGATACAACCTGTGCGCGGGTGAAGGTTAATCTTTCGGCCAAACCCGGACGGCTGGAGGATTGCCAGCGCGTGGTGCAGGCTCTTGAACGCGAAAAGAAGGCAGTTGATCGGGATCGCAGTAACGCGGTCGAAGTGGACGAGGATCATTACAAGGATTTGCTGGCGCAGATTGAAGCGAAGAATGCTGAGGCCGCAGAAATCAGCGAAAAATGGCTTAAGGAAAAGGATGCCGCCCATGCTGTTCTGGATGTGCGGGCGCAGATTCAGGAAGCTCGCAACGCTGAACCGATAGATGAAGACGGTCTTAGCAAGCTCAAGGATGATTTGGACAAGGCTGACGCTGCGCTTACTAATCTTCAGTCTGATGATCCTATGGTCCAGATTGAAGTCACTCCTGATTTAGTGGGCCGCGTTGTTTCCGACTGGACCGGAATTCCGGTGGGCAAGATGGCCCGTGACGAGGCCGCAACAGTTGCGGATCTTGACGATAAACTCAAAGTCCGCATTAAGGGACAGGATCAGGGGCTTGCCTCCATCGCCGAAGTCATCCGTGCTTCCAAGGCCGGAATCAAGAACCCGGATCAACCCATCGGGGTGTTTCTGCTGGTCGGTCCTTCCGGTGTGGGTAAGACCGAGACCGGACTTTCATTGGCTGATTTACTTTTCGGCGATGAACGTTCCGTGGTCACCGTGAATATGAGTGAATTTCAGGAGAAGCATACCGTATCAAGGCTGATCGGTTCGCCTCCCGGTTATGTTGGTTACGGTGAAGGCGGCATGCTTACCGAGGCCGTGCGCCGTCAGCCTTATTCCGTTGTTTTGCTGGATGAGGTGGAAAAGGCACATCTGGATGTGATGAACACTTTTTATCAGGTCTTTGACAAGGGCGTGCTCACCGATGGCGAGGGCAAGGATATCAATTTCAGAAACACCATTCTTATTCTGACCTCCAACCTCGGCACGGATGTCATTCAGGAAATGACTGCCAGTCTTGATCCGGGTGATGAAATGCCCATGGACGCTGTGCTTTCCGCTGTGCGGCCTATCCTTTCCCAGCACTTCAAGCCCGCATTGCTGGCTCGCATGAATGTGGTGCCTTACTTCAGCCTCAACCCTGAAGCCATGAAGCTGATCACTAAGCTCAAGCTGGGCAAGCTGGAAAAGATGCTTCTCGCCAACAACAAAATGAAGCTGAGTTATGATGATTCCGTGGTGGATCAAATCGCGGCCCGTTGTACCGAGGTGGAAACCGGAGCAAGAAATATTGAATATATCCTGAACGGCAATGTGCTGCCGAAGATGTCCAAGGAAATCCTGATACATATGACCGAGGGCGGTATGCCTGCGGCAGTGCATCTGGGCGTGGATGAAGACGGTTCCTTTAATATGGAATTTTCCGCTGAATAA
- the tssF gene encoding type VI secretion system baseplate subunit TssF: protein MIEKYYQRELSHLRELAVEFSKTHPALAPMLTGSGADPDVERLLEGSAFLSGMINQKLDDEFPEIVHGLVQLVFPHYLRPIPSTTIVKFTPKPSLMESIRVPAGAQIGSIPVSGTSCIFSTTYDVDLHPLSITDVELVKSAGTSGSLIINLELSGLPLEEWDNSSLRFHLTGDSASASMRYKFLFNYIREIQISGEDGSLCVLGKSNFKAVGFEDDEALLPYPSQSFPGYRILQEYFILPEKFLFFEITGLDNWRNRGSNGKFKIVLELEKVPQTFDRFTKDDLCLFATPAINLFKRDAEPVILDHKRPEYQVRPSGDSGGDYQVYSVDNVVGYVQGTVEEKPYKPFHMFNPQAGEMPVYTVHHRRSPVRDKTDIFVSVAYPAQGEEPVTETLSMALTCTNGTLPEKLRYGDINKPTGTSPELASFENIRQPTSPVQPPLGRNLLWRLLSHLYLNYLSVADMESLRAMVKLYIFTDTRDRSSVVANTKRVEAISGMEVSEGDRLVRGLVMRGREIKMSLSCDGFANSGDLYLFSSVMNRFFSGYASVNCFTRLTVEDTLNKEIYKWTAMIGNRPLL from the coding sequence ATGATAGAAAAGTATTATCAGAGGGAACTGAGCCACTTGCGCGAACTGGCGGTGGAATTTTCCAAGACCCACCCCGCGCTGGCTCCCATGCTGACCGGATCAGGAGCTGATCCAGACGTGGAACGGCTTCTGGAAGGTTCGGCTTTTTTGTCCGGCATGATCAACCAGAAGCTGGATGATGAATTTCCTGAGATAGTACACGGTCTGGTGCAGTTGGTTTTCCCGCATTACTTACGCCCCATCCCTTCAACCACCATAGTAAAATTTACTCCTAAACCTAGCCTGATGGAAAGCATCCGCGTTCCGGCAGGAGCGCAGATCGGATCAATCCCGGTCAGCGGAACATCATGCATATTTTCAACAACCTATGATGTTGATTTACATCCTCTTTCCATCACTGATGTGGAGCTGGTCAAAAGCGCAGGTACCTCCGGTTCTCTGATTATCAATCTGGAATTGAGCGGTCTTCCACTGGAAGAGTGGGATAATTCCAGCTTGCGCTTCCACCTGACAGGAGACTCAGCTTCAGCCTCAATGCGCTATAAGTTTTTGTTCAATTATATCCGTGAGATTCAGATCAGCGGTGAAGACGGAAGCTTGTGCGTACTTGGGAAGAGCAATTTCAAGGCAGTCGGCTTTGAGGATGACGAAGCACTGTTGCCTTATCCTTCGCAATCCTTTCCGGGTTACAGGATTTTACAGGAATATTTTATCCTGCCGGAAAAGTTTCTTTTTTTCGAGATTACAGGACTGGACAACTGGCGTAACCGGGGCAGCAACGGAAAATTCAAGATAGTTCTGGAGCTGGAAAAGGTTCCGCAGACCTTTGACCGCTTCACTAAAGACGATCTTTGCTTGTTTGCAACCCCGGCAATCAATTTGTTCAAGCGTGATGCCGAGCCGGTGATTCTGGATCATAAGCGCCCGGAATATCAGGTTCGTCCTTCTGGAGATTCCGGTGGTGATTATCAGGTCTACTCCGTGGATAACGTGGTCGGTTATGTTCAGGGTACTGTAGAGGAAAAGCCGTACAAACCATTTCATATGTTCAATCCGCAGGCCGGGGAAATGCCTGTCTATACAGTGCACCACCGCCGTTCTCCGGTACGGGATAAAACGGATATTTTTGTTTCCGTGGCTTATCCGGCGCAGGGGGAGGAACCTGTTACCGAAACCCTGTCCATGGCCTTGACCTGCACCAACGGAACCTTGCCGGAAAAGCTGCGTTACGGGGATATCAACAAACCAACCGGAACTTCACCGGAGCTGGCTTCATTTGAAAATATCCGCCAACCCACTTCCCCTGTACAGCCTCCGCTGGGACGGAACCTGCTCTGGCGACTGCTTTCTCATCTTTACCTCAATTATCTTTCTGTTGCGGATATGGAAAGCCTGCGGGCCATGGTCAAACTTTATATTTTTACTGATACCCGCGACCGCAGTTCGGTGGTCGCCAATACCAAACGAGTTGAGGCCATTTCCGGCATGGAGGTCAGTGAGGGAGACCGTCTGGTACGCGGACTGGTCATGCGCGGCCGGGAGATCAAGATGTCGCTCAGCTGTGACGGATTTGCCAACAGCGGCGATCTCTATCTGTTCAGTTCGGTGATGAACCGCTTTTTTTCCGGCTATGCCTCGGTCAATTGTTTCACCCGTCTGACTGTTGAGGACACCTTAAACAAGGAGATCTACAAGTGGACTGCGATGATCGGAAACCGTCCTCTTCTGTAA
- the tssG gene encoding type VI secretion system baseplate subunit TssG has product MDCDDRKPSSSVTGNLFNTPTGYSFFQAIRLLRLHSHHCTGKELEEFFRDHLRVRPQLSLGFPATDLTDIEQEEGEDGDLYHLEATFLGLYGASSPLPVFYTEELLSEASEDKSVTRDFLNIVNNNAYIQFFRAWSRSRLMIKAVDEQDHSWLERLDSLLGYGHYKAFSHVPPECRRYRHIGLLTQYPRSALGLETLLKDSLQHAKIHVEQCVLRKVKIPEDQRFCLGESSNTLGERSWVGEELEDRNSKFAVHLQGLDSARYHRLLPGAEGGDKLDNLVRGYLVEPFKYDLVLEMKPGEANTAVLGGDKWSGLGCDTWVFAGDHLEYAKASFPNKGGHIHERYEA; this is encoded by the coding sequence GTGGACTGCGATGATCGGAAACCGTCCTCTTCTGTAACCGGAAACCTGTTTAATACACCGACCGGGTATTCCTTTTTTCAGGCCATCCGTCTGCTGCGGCTGCATTCGCATCATTGCACGGGTAAGGAGCTTGAAGAATTTTTCCGTGATCACCTGCGGGTGCGTCCGCAGCTTTCACTCGGCTTTCCGGCAACCGATCTGACCGACATTGAGCAGGAAGAAGGTGAAGATGGCGATCTTTACCATCTGGAAGCGACCTTTCTGGGGCTTTATGGAGCTTCCTCGCCGCTGCCTGTTTTTTATACAGAGGAATTGCTGTCCGAGGCTTCGGAAGACAAGTCCGTTACCCGCGATTTCCTGAATATTGTAAACAACAACGCGTATATACAGTTTTTCCGTGCTTGGAGCCGTTCAAGGCTGATGATTAAGGCTGTGGATGAGCAAGACCATTCATGGCTGGAGCGTTTGGACAGTCTGCTTGGTTACGGACACTATAAGGCATTTTCCCATGTTCCGCCCGAGTGTCGCCGTTATCGCCACATCGGACTCTTAACCCAGTACCCGAGAAGTGCTCTGGGCCTTGAAACCCTGCTTAAGGATTCTTTGCAGCATGCAAAAATCCATGTGGAGCAATGCGTGTTGCGTAAAGTTAAGATTCCAGAAGACCAGCGTTTTTGCCTTGGAGAAAGTTCCAACACGCTTGGTGAACGATCTTGGGTCGGAGAGGAACTGGAAGACCGTAACAGCAAGTTCGCGGTACATTTGCAGGGGCTTGATTCAGCCCGTTATCACAGGCTGCTGCCCGGTGCTGAGGGCGGGGATAAATTGGATAATCTGGTGCGTGGCTATCTGGTGGAGCCGTTCAAGTATGATCTGGTTCTTGAAATGAAACCCGGCGAGGCAAACACGGCTGTCCTAGGCGGAGATAAGTGGTCTGGTCTTGGCTGCGATACCTGGGTTTTTGCCGGGGATCATCTAGAATATGCAAAAGCGTCTTTTCCCAATAAAGGCGGACACATCCATGAGAGGTATGAAGCATGA
- the tssE gene encoding type VI secretion system baseplate subunit TssE, with product MTTQRLLERIRFMEEDPDWRDSADPSQVVKSVLDYLRMILNTRQGNAQIAPDFGVPDFTSMIGATGLDAVRSIEESMTEVVLKYEPRLANVHIEFVPMEDNPLALHFKLQAKLALEGQDMPVVFETVLDPDGQISVKDN from the coding sequence TTGACCACTCAGCGACTTCTTGAACGTATCCGTTTTATGGAAGAGGACCCGGATTGGCGCGATTCTGCCGATCCGAGTCAGGTGGTCAAGTCTGTGCTCGATTATTTGCGTATGATCCTGAACACCCGTCAGGGTAATGCCCAGATCGCGCCGGATTTCGGGGTACCGGATTTTACTTCAATGATTGGGGCCACAGGGCTGGATGCAGTGCGGTCTATTGAAGAATCCATGACCGAGGTTGTTCTCAAGTATGAACCCCGTCTGGCAAACGTACACATCGAATTCGTTCCCATGGAGGATAACCCGCTGGCTCTGCATTTCAAGTTGCAAGCAAAGCTGGCACTCGAAGGCCAGGATATGCCCGTAGTGTTCGAGACGGTACTTGATCCGGACGGCCAGATTTCAGTGAAAGATAACTAA
- a CDS encoding type VI secretion system Vgr family protein, with protein sequence MADTSKPKFVFESKGADKNTFSVVRFKGTEGLSTIYRFSIMLISEKNDLDIGSILQNPAEFTIKRDDGDIPFKGMLSSFEQLHQAGKICFYRAELVPKLWWATLTHCNQIFLNENAQGFLGDVLKKAGLKEGLNFDFKLQGSYPSWEYICQYDESHFNFVSRWMERDGMYYYFEQTDQGEKMVITDTHISHSPMKEGTSLTYSPPSNLDHTHREEIVKNFMLKQQPLPKKVLLKDYNYRKPSLEMKAEALVSQQGMGEIYIYGEHFKTPGEGNTLAQIRAQEFLCREKVFHGVSTVPYIRTGYIFELKDHYRQDFNQRYLTTEVVHEGSQEAYLVSGLGLNLAEDADRLYYRNSFTCIPANTQFRAERKAVKPKFAGTINAKVDASGSGQYAELDGEGRYKVIMPFDESGRSGGKATTWLRMAQPYGGSNHGMHFPLHKGTEVLITCVEGDPDRPIIQSAAPNPENPSMVKDANQTKCIIVTGGQNLFHIQDKQGSEGMHLKTPKDNTYVRLGSAAAEPAGSSSSMTEEKVKQIADEQIEAKKKEESLALSTEGNIKINGKNIASYILGNESKVVVGFSQLVNIGNDTKFFGALKEDIVVGMETGIKLALLNEITATKNGLVAGTALKAETEREELIADHHRMNIDMTKLNATCAEINGDLSTIREAHTNLAMDFDDLKGATAELAGESSKLAGEVENLGGQLTEVAGDVSEVCGELTKIAGSKTKVSGEVIKACGDKTSAVAAFSQVSAESSQISGEMNNIAGLISNI encoded by the coding sequence ATGGCAGATACTTCCAAACCCAAATTTGTGTTTGAGTCCAAGGGGGCGGATAAGAATACCTTCAGCGTGGTCCGGTTCAAGGGCACCGAAGGCTTATCGACCATTTACCGTTTCAGTATCATGTTGATTTCGGAAAAGAATGACCTCGATATCGGTTCCATTCTTCAGAACCCTGCGGAATTCACCATCAAGCGTGATGACGGGGATATTCCGTTTAAGGGTATGCTCAGTTCTTTTGAACAGCTTCATCAGGCCGGAAAGATTTGTTTCTACCGTGCAGAACTTGTCCCGAAGCTCTGGTGGGCGACCCTGACTCATTGCAATCAGATATTCCTGAACGAAAATGCGCAGGGATTCTTAGGTGATGTGCTCAAGAAGGCCGGACTTAAGGAAGGCCTGAATTTTGATTTCAAACTTCAAGGATCGTATCCCTCATGGGAGTATATCTGCCAGTATGATGAATCCCATTTCAATTTTGTCTCCCGCTGGATGGAACGGGACGGCATGTATTATTATTTTGAGCAGACCGATCAGGGCGAGAAGATGGTTATCACCGATACCCATATTTCTCATTCACCCATGAAGGAAGGGACCAGCCTGACCTATTCCCCACCGAGCAATCTTGACCACACCCACCGTGAGGAGATCGTCAAGAATTTCATGCTCAAGCAGCAGCCTCTGCCTAAAAAAGTGCTGCTCAAGGATTACAACTACCGCAAGCCCAGTCTTGAAATGAAAGCCGAGGCCCTCGTTTCCCAACAGGGGATGGGTGAAATCTACATTTACGGTGAACATTTCAAGACTCCGGGTGAAGGAAACACGCTGGCCCAGATCAGGGCGCAGGAATTCCTTTGCCGTGAAAAGGTTTTTCACGGCGTTTCCACTGTTCCCTACATCCGCACCGGATATATTTTCGAATTGAAGGATCATTACCGTCAGGATTTCAACCAGCGCTACCTGACCACGGAAGTTGTGCACGAGGGTAGTCAGGAAGCTTATCTTGTTTCCGGTCTGGGATTGAATCTCGCTGAAGACGCGGATCGTCTTTACTATCGCAATTCATTCACCTGCATACCTGCGAACACGCAGTTTCGTGCTGAGCGCAAGGCTGTGAAGCCTAAGTTTGCAGGCACCATTAATGCCAAGGTCGATGCTTCGGGCAGCGGGCAATATGCCGAGCTGGATGGAGAGGGCCGCTACAAGGTGATCATGCCTTTTGACGAATCCGGGCGCAGCGGCGGCAAGGCCACCACTTGGTTGCGCATGGCTCAACCTTACGGTGGTTCCAACCACGGCATGCATTTCCCGCTGCATAAAGGCACAGAGGTATTGATCACATGTGTGGAGGGCGATCCGGACAGACCTATTATCCAGTCTGCGGCTCCCAACCCGGAAAACCCCAGTATGGTCAAAGATGCCAACCAGACCAAGTGCATCATTGTTACCGGAGGCCAGAACCTTTTCCATATTCAGGATAAGCAGGGCAGTGAGGGTATGCACCTCAAAACTCCCAAAGATAACACCTATGTGCGGCTTGGCTCAGCAGCAGCGGAACCTGCAGGCAGCTCCAGTTCAATGACTGAGGAAAAAGTAAAGCAGATAGCTGACGAGCAGATCGAAGCGAAAAAGAAAGAAGAAAGTCTAGCTCTCTCCACCGAGGGTAATATCAAAATTAACGGTAAGAACATTGCCAGCTATATCCTCGGTAACGAGAGCAAGGTAGTTGTCGGATTTTCGCAGCTTGTGAACATCGGTAACGATACCAAGTTCTTCGGTGCGCTTAAGGAGGATATCGTTGTCGGCATGGAGACCGGAATAAAACTCGCCCTGCTCAATGAGATAACTGCCACAAAGAATGGTCTGGTGGCGGGTACGGCCCTTAAAGCCGAGACAGAGCGAGAGGAGTTGATAGCCGATCATCATCGTATGAACATAGATATGACTAAGCTTAATGCTACCTGTGCTGAAATTAATGGCGATTTGAGCACTATCCGTGAAGCTCACACCAACTTAGCCATGGATTTTGATGATTTGAAAGGAGCTACCGCAGAGTTGGCAGGTGAGTCCAGCAAGCTTGCTGGAGAGGTGGAAAATCTTGGCGGTCAGTTAACAGAAGTTGCCGGTGATGTCTCTGAAGTTTGTGGAGAATTGACTAAGATTGCCGGAAGTAAAACTAAGGTGTCTGGAGAAGTTATTAAGGCATGTGGAGACAAGACTTCTGCAGTTGCGGCTTTCTCTCAGGTTTCGGCTGAATCAAGCCAAATTTCAGGTGAAATGAATAATATCGCAGGTCTCATTAGCAATATTTAG